Genomic segment of Melospiza melodia melodia isolate bMelMel2 chromosome 13, bMelMel2.pri, whole genome shotgun sequence:
TGTCAAAacacattattttaaaatgtatctCTGTTTAAATTGTCTACTCATTTAGCACATTTGCATTTAGCTCATTTGTATTTAGCACACGTGGTCCTATTTGATTTAAGGTTTAAGAAGAGGAGGAATGGTTTGCAGCAGTGGCAGTTTATGATAAGAATGATATAAATCATCATCTGGACCTCTGGCACAGGGGCATCCAGGCATGTGTGTCTGTAAAATCACATCCTCTTGGCTTGTTAATTCGATTCAAATTGCTAGAATTACCATCCCAGAGATGTGAGTCTTGCAAGGGTTTGGAGgggaccttgaagctcatcccattccacccctgccaggggacaccaggttgctccaagccctgggtTAGTTCTTGCACCTGACAGAAAACTGTGGCATGTAAAAAATCTGTGCAAAACCCCCCAGGTAATAGGAGGATTACTCCTTCTACTCTTTTCCAgagcagaacaagtgattattgTGCTTTCTGCGAGCTCATTACATTTGGTGAGGAAATAATAGGAATGGTTATGTTCTGAAGAGTTTGTCATGAAATGCATGATAAAGAAAGAAGCTCAGGAGTTTTAGTTGTTCCTTCATAACCCTGTAAGTAAAAGTATTTTGGTTTGGATGTTGATGTTCTCTTGATTCCAGACTCTGTTTTTTCCCTTGCAGCGCAGCCAGCAGGAGTCCCAGAGATCCTAAAGAAAAGTCTCCACAGCTGTTCAGTGAAGGGTGAAGAGGAAGTTTTTCTGATTGGCAAGAACTTCCTAAAGGGAACAAAAGTGATTTTCCAAGAGAATGTTTCCGGTTAGTGTGAAAGCAGGGCTGGCTTGGggtgctgagcagagcctggggttGGGATTCACTGCTGGGTAAAGCTCAGTCAGGGAGAGCAAACTGAGGAGCAAAGGCACTGAAACAAATTGCTCTGTGCAATTTTAGGATGTGCACTAACCCAGGCTTTTTAATTGTCATTTAGATGAGAATTCTTGGAAGGCAGAAGCTGAAATTGACATGGAATTATTTCATCAggtattattttaatatattacttttattattactactattgtcactactactactactactactactactactactactattattattgttatatttttaatttaaaaaatacactgTCTGTTTCCAAGGAAAAATTAATCAagcctttccctctttctgtgCATTTCTAggaataataatattttttttcacatAAGGTCATCTGTGAGTCCGGTGGAATATAATTTGGCTTTTACACCAGTGAAATTGTTCAGTGTCTAATGAGAGCTTGGATCCCACAGTGGGTTTGCTGAGCAGGTCTTTGCCCTTACATGCAATGAAATTAAAAGTTCTAATTCAGTTTTCCATGGAAGGAGATTGTGTGTACAGCATAGTCTTTATAACTGGCTGAGTTTTGTTCCACTTTGAAATGTTTAATGGAATATTTAATCTTTTTGACACAATAAGTGTCTTTATGGACTGTTTGGTTGCAAATGGTGTCAGGAAAGTGCCATCAAGGGCAGTACCCCACATGTGCATTGCCCCCAGTGCCCTGGGATTTTATTCATGGTGGTTTATCAGCCTGTTTCTGTCTCTTGATGTAAGTAAGTAGAATTAAGATCAGTGGTAAGAGAACGTGGTGCTTTTGCCTTGCAGAATCACCTTATTGTGAAGGTGCCACCATATCACGACCAGCAAATCACCTCAGCTGTCTCGGTGGGAATTTACGTGGTGACCAACGCTGGCAGATCTCACGACGTGCAGCCCTTCACCTACACTCCAGAGCCAGGTGtgtgggcagccctgggggagcaggGCCTGTTCACCTGCTCAGCAAAGTGCATCTTCCCAAACCCCTCTTGCTGGACAGTGGTGCTCTGTGAATAATAAAATCTAAACACGCTGCTTTTCTCATTTATGTGCCAAATACCTCAAATTCCAGCTGTCTTGTGACAGCTCTTGTATAGCAGCATCCATTTCTAGTTTAAGGATCAAAATGGAGCTGAGCAGGATAAAAAATCAACATATCCCATACAATGCACCAAATAACCAAGAAATCCCAGCAGGCTTTATCCTGAGGAAAGCTGCAATTTGCCCACTTCATGTAtttcagtttatttatttatctgtaCCACAATAGACAGTGCAAAGGTTTGTGTGGGTTTCAAAGAACTGAATTTCTTTAAGCTATAAGGAATTGTTTTGGTGTGCTTTGTGTTTTTTTGGCTTGTTTGCTGATTTAACGTAAGGAAGTTCTCAATGTGTTTTGTCTCGGCAGCTGGGACTCTGAATGTTAATGTGAAGAAGGAAatctccagcccagcccaacaTTGTTCTTTTGAAGAGGCTATAAAAGGTACTAAATTGATTCTTATCAGTGTTCTTAATAATTTAACTATGAATTCCTACCCAGATTTGGTGAAATGAATCAGACATCCTGTGATAAGTCTGTGCTTATAAAATCTGGCCCTATTCTTACAGGGAGGTTTGTTTTCTGACTCTGAAACTTTTACTTTATAACAAAATTCCTATCAGTATATTTTAGCACAAGCTAATatggaacaaaaaaaaaggcaaaaaataagactaattaaaaaaaaaaattcatgcaTCAGGCTCTGCAGTCTAATCTTTATTTAGTCTgtttgcaaatgaagaattaaaaaaaagccTAGGATTGCAGATAATACAAAGAATTAGAAACTGTGTAGTGTTAATTTAAGCAAATATATAAACTGATACACAGGGTAAGCCTGACATCCATCTAATTTAGTGTGGAGCTTAACTGAGGGAAGATCCCAACTGCTCCAGGAGAACAGCTGCTGCTCCTTGGAACACAGTGTGCTGTTGCTGTTCCTTCATGTCCTCAGTTAATTTATACAGTAAATCTGAATTTACCCTCTCATGGGGGTTTCTGTGTCAGCTCCTCATTGATGCTTCATTCCTGTACCTGTTGTGCTCCAGGCTGACTCTGAACCAGAGGTCAGAGAATTTTGTTTGCTGTATGCACTTGGTGTGTTCTGTCCTTCCTCACTCTGTACACATGTGCAGAAATTTTACTGCCGCCTTACTGAAAGATTTATATTTGCTCAGGGTGTGGAGATCTGTTGCTTTACGTTGAAGAGTAATTCTGTAATGTACTTAAAGGGAGTTCTGGAATGGTTTTACCATTGCCCCTCTTGTTGTGgttttgtctgtggctgcagcagtgaAGGCCACGGGCTGTAACCTGGAGAAGGTGAACATTCTTCCTAGTGCCTTGATAACTCCACTCATGCCAAGCAGTATGATCAAGAGTGAAGATGTGGCTCCAATGGAAGTAAGTGCACAAAAATGCTCTCCCCCCGTGTTCCAGGTGAGTTTGGGGGAGCTCCTTGGTCTGTGCTTTAGCAGTGGAGAAGAGGAATAGACAGGGAAAGTGCCATGTGCAGGATCAGTCTGGGCAAAACACAGTTACAGAGCATGAGTAAAACACACAATTTCCTTTAATAACTCACCTGGTTCCTGCCCCCAGACAGATTGATGGGTTAGTGACCCTGTGATGGGGATTTTTATCCTGTGACGCAGAGCTGGTAAATTACTGTAAGAGTATTCTTTTAATCAATTCTTAGCATTGCTTTCATTGAGCTGTGCCATGATTCCATCCTTGAAGTAGCATTTGTGCTGCTGATCATTTGTTTGCTGGTTTGGGTGTGTCTGGGTTTCACATCTCACATCTTGCTCTGATCTTCCCTGGACACGGGGGATTTTGGGAAATTGTATTTCCATAACCCCAGTAAGTTTATAAATTACCGAATCTCTTGCTCTTTTCAGGCTTCGAATGTGGTTGGACCAACTCAGCAAACATTGGAAAACAGCATGCCCGGCATATCAACTTCTGCTTCCCATTTACCTTCTGAAGGCgaaagccagcagcagctgcagcccaaggTGTTCAACGCAGAGCCCCTGAGCACCATCCAGCCGCAGGACATTTCCCAGCCCGGCAGCATTCTGCAGAGCAGCGATGCCCTGCTGCAGCAGGCGGCCCAGTTCCCGGGCAGGGAGTCGCAGCCCCGCGAGGTGCTGCAGTCGGACGGCACCGTGGTGGCTCTGTCCCAGCTGGCCGAGGcctcgcagcagcagcagcagcccacgcTCCCGGAGCCGgcccaggccctgcagcagcagatcTCCTCGAGCATCTTCTCGTCGGCCAGCGGCGTCAGTCAGCTCCAGAACaccatccagcagctccaggctgggaacTTCCCCACCAACACCGCCACGGGCAGCAGCAGGAACGTCGACTTGGTGcagcaggttctggaagctcagcAGCAGTTATCTTCCGTTCTGTTTTCGGGCTCAGACAGCAGCGAGGATGTCCAGGATCAGCTGAACGCAGACATCTTTCAGCAGGTCAGCCAGATACAGAACCCCGGGATGTTTTCCTCCTCAGACACAGCTGTCCATTCCAGAGCCGAGAACCTTTTGCCTGGCCGAGCTGAGAGCGTCCACTCCCAGCCCGAGGGTGCCCTGtccggccagcagcagcagcagcagcagcagcaggccatGGAGACCTCGGCGGCCATGGTGATGGGCATGCAGCAGAACATGTGCCAGGCGGCCACGCAGATGCAGTCGGAGCTGTTCTCGTCCAGCACGGCGGGGAACGGGGCCCTGCAGCAGTCCCCGGTGTACCAGCAGGCGTCGCACATGATGGGTGGCCTGTCCAGCAGCGAGGACATGCAGATGCAGTGCGAGCTCTTCTCCTCGTCCCCGGGCGTGTCTGGCGGCGAGGCGGCCGCCCCCGCGCAGCAGCCCGTGTCCAGCAGCGGTGCTGCCATGttccagcccagcagctctgcagagggagagGAGGCCTCGGGCCAGGGCAAGCAGATGCAGAGCTCTGTGTTTCAGACCATGGTTCAGATGCAGCACAGTGGGGAAAGTCAGTCCCAGGTTAATCTCTTCTCATCCACAAAGACCATGATGAGTGTCCAGGCCGGTGGGACTCAGCAGCAGGGCGGGGCTCTGTTCCAGCAAGGTGGAGAAATGATGTCCATTCAGTCAGGAAGCTTCATCCAACAGTCCCCACActcacaagctcagcttttccactCTCAGAACCCTATTGGTGACACTCAGAATATATCCCAGGAAACGCAAGGATCCCTTTTTCATAGCTCAAATTCCATTGTCCACAACCAGACCAACACTAATTCCTCTGACCAACTGCAGCCCCCCATGTTCCACTCACAGAATGCCATGGGTGTCTTGCAGAGCTCCTCGGTGCCTCAAGACCAGCAGTCTGCCAACATGTTCCTTTCTCAGAGTTCCATGAGCAACCCTGCCACTCAGGAAGAGCAGATGTCATTCTTCACAAGCCCAAACCCCATTTCTCCTCTTCAGACAGCAACAAACACTGAACAGCAGACTTCTTTCCAGCAGCAGACGCAGATCTCTCATATCCAGAGCTCCAtgcttccccaggagcagccccagactCAGCCAGCTCAGCAGGGTTTGTTTCAGTCCCAGGTGTCGTTGGGCTCCATCCAGTCCAGCTCCATCCCTCAGAACCAACAAGGAGCCATCTTCCAGCCTCAGCATTCGATTGTTGCCATCCAGAGCAGTCCTCCatctcaggagcagcagcagcagcagcagaacatgaTGTTCAGCAATCAAAATGCAATGAGTACAATGGCCCCCCAAAAGCAGAACATGATTTTCAATCCAAACCAAAACCCAGTCACCAATCAGGAGCAACAAGGCCAGTCCATTTTTCATCCACAGTCCAACATGGCCTCGATGAATCAGGAGCAGCAGCCCATGCAATTCCAGAGTCAGAGCACAGTGTCTTCTCTCCAGAATCCTGGCTCCAACCAGGCTgaagcacagcagccagccatctTCCATAACTCGCCCCAGATTCAGCTGGTCCAAGGGTCCCCAAGTTCTCAAGAGCAGCAAGTCACCCTGTTCATCTCCTCAGCTTCCATGTCTGCCCTGCAGAACAGCATGAGCCAGCCGGAGCTGCAGCAGTCCCCCATGTACTCCTCCCAGAACAGCATGGCAGGAATGCCAGGCACTgcttctcctccccagcagcaggcTCCTCTGTTCCACAACACGGCAGGAGGGGCCATCAACCAGCTGCAGAACTCCCCTGCCTCGTCGCAGCAGACCTCGGGGATATTCCTGTTTGGCATCCAGAACAGTAAGTGACAGTGCCCCGCCCTGAGCTTGCCGTGGCAGAGCTGCCATAGAAACAGGGGATggcttgggtgggaagggaccttaaagcgcctccagtgccacccctgccatggcagggacaccttccactgccccaggctgctccaaccccaatgtccagcctggccttgggcactgccagggatccaggggcagccacagctgctctgggcacctgtgccagggcctgcccacctcgCAGGGAAGAGTCTCTCACTAATATCTAATCTAGGAATGATTGTGCTCTCCTAAGagagcatttttttttatttccacaaTATATGTGTTGCCTCTCTTCATGTTGCTGAAGGAAAGCGAGGATTTTAGAAGCTGTAGAGCCCAGAGGAGTGTCTGTTAAAGTGTACTAGCTGTACAAACCTGCACTTTGCCTTGTCTCCTCTCTGGACCCAGGCTCCATGGCCAGTTCTGTGGGCTGCAGAGCCTTTctctgtgtgcagagctctgtGGGTGCCTGTGAGCCCCAGCAGTGAGAGGTGCACAGGTGCTGCTCACACCAGGCTGTAGCAGCTGTGTGAGCAGTGagggctgcaggtgctgctcaCACCAGGCTGTAGCAGCTGTCCCAGCCGTGagggctgcaggtgctgctcaCACCAGGCTGTAGCAGCTGTGTGAGCAGTGAGAGGTGCAGGTGCTGCCCACACCAGGCTGTAGCAGCTGTGTGAGCAGTGAGAGGTGCAGGTGCTGCCCACACCAGGCTGTAGCAGCTCTCCCAGGGTGGGTGCCCAGCTGGTGGCGGTGGGCTGTGGCTTTGCTGCGGGCACTCTGGCCCGTGCCAGgaccctgagctgtccctgtgtccccagactGCGGGCAGCTGCTGCCCCCCGGGCCGGCGGCGCTGCCGGAGGAGCTGATGGCCATGGGGCAGCCGGGGCAGGCGCAGGGCGAGGCGCAGCCCCCCGTGCCcgccctcctgccccagcccctgcccgagACCCCCCCGCTGCCCCCggccatggccaccaaccagaaCATGGAGAAGATCGACGACCTGCTCGTGTCCTTGCAGAACCAGGGCAACAACATGGCTGGCTCCTTCTAACGAGGCGAGTGGTGAGTTTGGGTCTCGGGGTTCTTTGCAGGGGCTTTGTTCGGTGCATTTACACCTTGCAGTGTGTGACTGTGCTTTAAGAGGTCAGCTAAAGCACCAGTGAGGCTGAATTAAGACTATAATACCAGAATGAAGTTATTAAAACCAGTCAGCAGTCAGAAGTTGTATGAAACAGTTGAAGACTGCGTCTTGTTCATTTTTCCTGCATTTTGTCATCTGCCGTGAGAGTCGGGTTCTTTGTTAGGGAGGAGAGTGGATCACTGGCAGCTTGGCAGATCAAAACCTTATGAAACATGACTGTGGTTAAAAAACTTGAGACTTACTGAGTAAATGACACCTCAGGTTTGAACTGTTTTTGAACTGTTCTGAACTCTTCCCCTGGGTTACAATAACGTAATGTGAAAACAAGTTTTGGAGGAATGTGGCGGCTCCTGAGTGTGCCACATGCTGAGGCTGTGTTAGAAACAGCCAACAGCATCAGCTGTTGCTAGGAGACATTCTGCTTTTAGAAGGTGCCTTTTTCAGAGGGGGAAGAGCCTTTGACTACAAATGAGCACCAAGAGGCAGGAGGACTCTGGAGTCCAGTGCTGGTTGTGGTAACTTGGGGTGGTCTTGTCCCAAATCCCCCCCGAGTGTTCACTGAAGTGATGCACGTCATTCCCGAGTCTAAAGGGGTTTGTATGTGGAGTTTGGAGTCtctccagagctgctcttgctcctcgcCCCCAGTTCAGTGCCTGCTCATGAGGAGTGCCCTGAGGATGAAGCCAGTGCACAGAAGGAGGAGGGGACTGTGGTTAGTTATGCCTGACTTCTCTGCTTGTTCTCTCATGCAGAAATTCCATGGAGAAAAAAAAGCGACGATTTCCCAGATCCTCTCAGACCTTCCAACTCTGGATTAGGCTGCGTGGAACCAATTGCTTCTGTGGAAAAGTGGCCTCTTTAAGAGCACAGCGTGGCCAGTGGCAGACCTGAGGCCATGACCATGGAGTGTGGGCTCCACAGTGCCAATAATGCTGAGGAGTTATGCTTTGTGTTACTGGGGCGTGGGGTTGGGCTGTTACCAGGTTCGTGAACCTCATTACAGTGGGGGCTCTTGGAATTTAAAGCATATCTGGTCAGTTATTATTGTTGTTGGAAGGTAATCCATGTTACTACGTTTACTTTTTCCCTGCTATTCCTTCTGCCCATCCCTTTTTCCCCTCGGGAAGCtcgtgcagcaggagcagcagctgcctgtgccCCGAGCCTGACTCAGCTGTCGGTCAGTGAAGGGATCTCTCCATTGACACGGAGTGGGAGAGCCAGGCCCACCCTTCATCGATTGAAAGTATTGCTAACTGTAATAACCAAGCAGAGAATTGCTGCTGTAAATAACCAGTTCCCATCTGAGAATGGGATTAAACGGTTTTCCACATCTGTGGAAGCTGGAGTTACGTGGAGCTGTACATAGAGCAAGGGTTTGGTGGCTCTACAAAATTGAAGAAATGAAGGGGAACTTCCAGCTGATCTTAAAATCTTCTCTAAAACACCTTCAGCTTGAAAAGAACATTCTGTGTGGCTGAGGAAGGGGCTCCTCTGTGTCTCTCCCTCTGACTGATGTGTTGGAGCTCTGTGAAGCCTCATGAGCTGTTCCCAAACCAGCCTTCTCCCTTTTATTCTTTCCATGGTTTTCCCTCTCTCCCTcagttttgtattttgtttttttaaaaaaagacataAATATCCTACTGGCTTTAAAGCTAAAGAAACAGCTTTTAGGAATCCTTGGCAGTAAATTGCTTAGTCAGTAGAAGCTTTGACAAATAATCAAGGAGTAAGGAGAGAGGAAGCAATTTCTCCACCACCTTGTATTTGCAGGAATCCCCCTTAACCCGCCACTTCCAGCTGTGACTGATGGAAATCTTCAGCTTGGCTTTACTCCAAGTAGGGGGCAAATTGCATCATTTTAAAGCCTTCTTAAAAGGTCACTTCATCCCGAGCTGTTGCATCCTTGTAGCACATGAAGCTCATCGCAGTTCTGAagtgatttttcctttttctaccACCGAGCCCCAAGTCTGGTTTCTAGATTGTCATGTTTAATTAAGGAATAAATCATCGACTGATGTTACCGAATGTAAAAACAACCCACTCCAGACCGTGCAGGTGTATTGTGAGGCTTGTGGATTTTTTGGGTGCTTCAACTCTCCAGACAGTGTGTGATCTCTCACTACGGCCTCGCGAGATCCGTGTTCTCCCGCTCCCGCGGCGCCCGTTCCGCCTCGGTAGAGTGTAGCTGGTATCACGTCATTCTTCATTTTTGTTATTTGAAATAACAAAGGAACAGTCTGTAAATGGTTTTTTTTAAGTTCCTCAAGTCTGTTTACTGTGTGTTTTCCCCTTAACTCGTGTGCGTAGTTGAGCCGTGTAGAgttttccttggttttcctggATCTCCCCGTTTGTTGGTCTGTCCCACGTTCACtttctctttctgtctctctctttctctctctcattgAGAGGCATTGAATTACGTTTTCAGTAGTAAGGCTTCTTGCCGATATGAAGGGAACTTTTCAGAAAGAGACCTGCTCTGGGTCATTTAATTTTGAATACAGTTTTCAATCGTTCAAGTTTTGGATGGTTTATATCTAATGTGTGTTTCATTTTTTTGGAAAGCTATATTTTGTATTTAGGAAATGGTATAACTATTTTGCTATTTGTACTGAGTGAGTACATTGgcataaatataaaaatttatatatatacatatatataaaatattcttTTTGCCACACATTTTTGTGGTAAATTTGTGAGTTTGTCTGATGTTCTACCACAACGTGGCGTCTGATAacagtggggtggggtggggtttgTTATGTCTTTATTGAGTATTTAAGTACTTTTTGCAACATAAATAACGTGTTCATCTCTCGCCATTCCATCAGGCAGTGTTGGTCCAGCTGGCCACGAGAAGCTTCGCTCTGTGTTTGGTGTGTCCCTCACTCACAGCCTAGCCAGGAAACCCAGAGGCATTTAGGATTATATAAAACATGAAATATTGGGGTTTCCCTCAGAATGAGCCATTCAGCTTTTCTCCACTCTCATTGcctatttaatattttattattagcgCCTCTGTGTTTTAACTCCTAATTTATGATTATGCTCAAACGTTGGAAATTTTAATCAGGACAGAAAGAATTCCCCGCTGCATCATGTCCAGAGCTGCTTTAACCCCGACCCAGACTTcttctttctgtattttatttttttttcccctgctaagACAAAACATTACCAACATCTTGTAACGGTTCACAAGACGAAAGCAGCAGcccacagcagtgcccagctgctgtgtggggctGCTCAGGCTGAGAACAATGGACCCAACAACGTCCAGAGGGCCGTGGAAGTCCATAGGCACTCGCTGGGAAAGGAactggtggtgtttgcaggatGTGTGTCCCAGGGTGAGCTGTTGGGACATGGAAGGAGTGACAGGAA
This window contains:
- the NFAT5 gene encoding nuclear factor of activated T-cells 5 isoform X4; this encodes MGGACSSFTTSSSPTIYSTSVTDSKAMQVESCSAAVGVSSRGVSEQQLPGTAAPPPAATPKRHTVLYISPPPEDLLDNSRMSCQDEGCGLESEQSCSMWMEDSPSNFSNMSTSSYNDNTEVPRKSRKRNPKQRPGIKRRDCEESNMDIFDADSAKAPHYVLSQLSTDSKSNSKAGNGASENQKGAGGKKTPMLCGQYPTKSEGKELKIMVQPETQHRARYLTEGSRGSVKDRTQQGFPTVKLEGHNEPVVLQVFVGNDSGRVKPHGFYQACRVTGRNTTPCKEVDIEGTTVIEVGLDPSNNMTLAVDCVGILKLRNADVEARIGIAGSKKKSTRARLVFRVNITRKDGSTLTLQTPSSPILCTQPAGVPEILKKSLHSCSVKGEEEVFLIGKNFLKGTKVIFQENVSDENSWKAEAEIDMELFHQNHLIVKVPPYHDQQITSAVSVGIYVVTNAGRSHDVQPFTYTPEPAGTLNVNVKKEISSPAQHCSFEEAIKAVKATGCNLEKVNILPSALITPLMPSSMIKSEDVAPMEASNVVGPTQQTLENSMPGISTSASHLPSEGESQQQLQPKVFNAEPLSTIQPQDISQPGSILQSSDALLQQAAQFPGRESQPREVLQSDGTVVALSQLAEASQQQQQPTLPEPAQALQQQISSSIFSSASGVSQLQNTIQQLQAGNFPTNTATGSSRNVDLVQQVLEAQQQLSSVLFSGSDSSEDVQDQLNADIFQQVSQIQNPGMFSSSDTAVHSRAENLLPGRAESVHSQPEGALSGQQQQQQQQQAMETSAAMVMGMQQNMCQAATQMQSELFSSSTAGNGALQQSPVYQQASHMMGGLSSSEDMQMQCELFSSSPGVSGGEAAAPAQQPVSSSGAAMFQPSSSAEGEEASGQGKQMQSSVFQTMVQMQHSGESQSQVNLFSSTKTMMSVQAGGTQQQGGALFQQGGEMMSIQSGSFIQQSPHSQAQLFHSQNPIGDTQNISQETQGSLFHSSNSIVHNQTNTNSSDQLQPPMFHSQNAMGVLQSSSVPQDQQSANMFLSQSSMSNPATQEEQMSFFTSPNPISPLQTATNTEQQTSFQQQTQISHIQSSMLPQEQPQTQPAQQGLFQSQVSLGSIQSSSIPQNQQGAIFQPQHSIVAIQSSPPSQEQQQQQQNMMFSNQNAMSTMAPQKQNMIFNPNQNPVTNQEQQGQSIFHPQSNMASMNQEQQPMQFQSQSTVSSLQNPGSNQAEAQQPAIFHNSPQIQLVQGSPSSQEQQVTLFISSASMSALQNSMSQPELQQSPMYSSQNSMAGMPGTASPPQQQAPLFHNTAGGAINQLQNSPASSQQTSGIFLFGIQNNCGQLLPPGPAALPEELMAMGQPGQAQGEAQPPVPALLPQPLPETPPLPPAMATNQNMEKIDDLLVSLQNQGNNMAGSF
- the NFAT5 gene encoding nuclear factor of activated T-cells 5 isoform X5, encoding MLCGQYPTKSEGKELKIMVQPETQHRARYLTEGSRGSVKDRTQQGFPTVKLEGHNEPVVLQVFVGNDSGRVKPHGFYQACRVTGRNTTPCKEVDIEGTTVIEVGLDPSNNMTLAVDCVGILKLRNADVEARIGIAGSKKKSTRARLVFRVNITRKDGSTLTLQTPSSPILCTQPAGVPEILKKSLHSCSVKGEEEVFLIGKNFLKGTKVIFQENVSDENSWKAEAEIDMELFHQNHLIVKVPPYHDQQITSAVSVGIYVVTNAGRSHDVQPFTYTPEPAGTLNVNVKKEISSPAQHCSFEEAIKAVKATGCNLEKVNILPSALITPLMPSSMIKSEDVAPMEASNVVGPTQQTLENSMPGISTSASHLPSEGESQQQLQPKVFNAEPLSTIQPQDISQPGSILQSSDALLQQAAQFPGRESQPREVLQSDGTVVALSQLAEASQQQQQPTLPEPAQALQQQISSSIFSSASGVSQLQNTIQQLQAGNFPTNTATGSSRNVDLVQQVLEAQQQLSSVLFSGSDSSEDVQDQLNADIFQQVSQIQNPGMFSSSDTAVHSRAENLLPGRAESVHSQPEGALSGQQQQQQQQQAMETSAAMVMGMQQNMCQAATQMQSELFSSSTAGNGALQQSPVYQQASHMMGGLSSSEDMQMQCELFSSSPGVSGGEAAAPAQQPVSSSGAAMFQPSSSAEGEEASGQGKQMQSSVFQTMVQMQHSGESQSQVNLFSSTKTMMSVQAGGTQQQGGALFQQGGEMMSIQSGSFIQQSPHSQAQLFHSQNPIGDTQNISQETQGSLFHSSNSIVHNQTNTNSSDQLQPPMFHSQNAMGVLQSSSVPQDQQSANMFLSQSSMSNPATQEEQMSFFTSPNPISPLQTATNTEQQTSFQQQTQISHIQSSMLPQEQPQTQPAQQGLFQSQVSLGSIQSSSIPQNQQGAIFQPQHSIVAIQSSPPSQEQQQQQQNMMFSNQNAMSTMAPQKQNMIFNPNQNPVTNQEQQGQSIFHPQSNMASMNQEQQPMQFQSQSTVSSLQNPGSNQAEAQQPAIFHNSPQIQLVQGSPSSQEQQVTLFISSASMSALQNSMSQPELQQSPMYSSQNSMAGMPGTASPPQQQAPLFHNTAGGAINQLQNSPASSQQTSGIFLFGIQNNCGQLLPPGPAALPEELMAMGQPGQAQGEAQPPVPALLPQPLPETPPLPPAMATNQNMEKIDDLLVSLQNQGNNMAGSF